In Bacillota bacterium, the following proteins share a genomic window:
- a CDS encoding DEAD/DEAH box helicase, with protein sequence MAIGSFSELHLKPELVQGITAMGFETPTPIQSEALPIALEGRDLIGQAQTGTGKTAAYGIPILQRLEPNRPVQALILCPTRELAIQVAEELTRIGRFLPARALPVYGGQAIERQIHALRQGPPIVVGTPGRLLDHLRRGTLSLDAVRFLVLDEADEMLDMGFIDDVEAILAETPPEHQTMLFSATVPEPVERLARRFLRDPARVRVAGTTLTVPVVEQYWVEVRDREKLEALCRFVDVEDPGMALVFCRTKRGVDELADHLQERGYSAQALHGDLSQRERDRVMAQFRSGQLEILVATDVAARGLDIEGVDYVFNYDIPQDPEVYVHRVGRTARAGRSGVAITFVTPRERSLLRLIERLTRARIERRAVPTVAEVRERHFRALAERVLDALEAGEGAPEEEEAQAVPEAEPDLAPYARIAHELLEQYESEQVVAHLLRMLDTGARSGALAEEEPSGPADFGDTGAEPGMVRLFIDIGRRDRVRPGDIVGAIAGESGIPGSVIGRIDIYDRFTFVEVPEEHAARVLRAMRDNQIRGKSVNVEPARRDR encoded by the coding sequence GTGGCCATTGGAAGTTTCTCCGAACTCCACCTCAAGCCCGAGCTGGTGCAGGGCATCACGGCGATGGGCTTCGAGACGCCCACGCCGATCCAGTCCGAGGCACTGCCCATCGCCCTGGAGGGGCGCGACCTGATCGGCCAGGCGCAGACGGGCACCGGCAAGACCGCCGCCTACGGCATCCCCATCCTCCAGCGGCTGGAGCCGAACCGCCCGGTTCAGGCGCTCATCCTCTGCCCCACCCGCGAGCTGGCCATCCAGGTGGCCGAAGAGCTGACGCGCATCGGCCGCTTCCTTCCCGCCCGTGCCCTGCCAGTCTACGGCGGCCAGGCCATCGAACGCCAGATCCACGCGCTCCGCCAGGGGCCGCCGATCGTGGTGGGCACCCCCGGGCGGCTCCTGGACCACCTGCGGCGGGGAACGCTCTCGCTGGACGCGGTCCGCTTCCTGGTGCTGGACGAGGCGGACGAGATGCTGGACATGGGCTTCATCGACGACGTGGAGGCGATCCTGGCCGAGACGCCGCCGGAGCACCAGACGATGCTCTTCTCGGCCACCGTGCCCGAGCCGGTGGAGCGGCTGGCGCGGCGCTTCCTGCGCGATCCGGCGCGCGTGCGGGTGGCGGGGACGACGCTGACGGTCCCCGTCGTCGAGCAGTACTGGGTGGAGGTGCGCGACCGGGAGAAGCTGGAGGCGCTCTGCCGCTTCGTCGACGTGGAAGACCCGGGGATGGCGCTGGTCTTCTGCCGGACCAAGCGGGGCGTCGACGAGCTGGCGGACCACCTGCAGGAGCGCGGCTACTCCGCCCAGGCGCTCCACGGCGACCTCAGCCAGCGGGAGCGCGACCGGGTGATGGCCCAGTTCCGCTCGGGCCAGCTGGAGATCCTCGTGGCCACGGACGTGGCCGCCCGCGGCCTGGACATCGAGGGCGTCGACTACGTCTTCAACTACGACATCCCGCAGGACCCGGAGGTCTACGTCCACCGCGTCGGCCGGACGGCACGGGCGGGCCGGAGCGGGGTCGCCATCACCTTCGTCACCCCGCGGGAGCGGAGCCTCCTCCGCCTGATCGAGCGGCTCACCCGCGCGCGCATCGAGCGCCGCGCCGTGCCCACGGTGGCCGAGGTGCGCGAGCGCCACTTCCGCGCCCTGGCCGAGCGCGTCCTCGACGCGCTGGAGGCGGGCGAGGGAGCGCCCGAGGAGGAAGAGGCCCAGGCCGTGCCGGAGGCGGAGCCGGATCTGGCGCCCTACGCCCGCATCGCCCACGAGCTCCTGGAACAGTACGAGAGCGAACAGGTGGTCGCCCACCTGCTGCGGATGCTCGACACCGGCGCCCGTTCCGGCGCCCTCGCCGAGGAGGAGCCGTCCGGACCCGCCGACTTCGGCGATACCGGCGCGGAGCCGGGCATGGTCCGCCTCTTCATCGACATCGGCCGGCGCGACCGCGTCCGGCCCGGCGACATCGTGGGCGCCATCGCCGGCGAGTCGGGCATCCCCGGCAGCGTCATCGGCCGCATCGACATCTACGACCGCTTCACCTTCGTGGAGGTGCCCGAGGAGCACGCCGCGCGGGTGCTGCGTGCCATGCGGGACAACCAGATCCGCGGCAAGTCGGTCAACGTGGAGCCGGCTCGGCGGGACCGCTGA
- a CDS encoding NfeD family protein yields MAGPESLYLLLAGALALLTWLSLRLPAAGRGVAPPSRGEGGAMQKRGVEAGLRGRPGRVLLPPGPGRPGLVRLEGSDEIWSAASEKEEAFHPGDRVRVVGRAGGLLLVEAAPGDALSGPAEPAPR; encoded by the coding sequence ATGGCCGGCCCGGAGAGCCTCTACCTGCTGCTGGCGGGCGCTCTGGCGCTCCTGACCTGGCTCTCGCTGCGCCTTCCCGCGGCGGGCCGAGGGGTCGCGCCGCCTTCACGGGGGGAGGGAGGGGCCATGCAGAAGAGGGGCGTCGAGGCCGGCCTCCGCGGGCGCCCGGGGCGGGTCCTGCTTCCTCCCGGGCCGGGGCGGCCCGGCCTCGTCCGCCTGGAAGGCAGCGACGAGATCTGGAGCGCCGCCTCGGAGAAGGAGGAAGCGTTCCACCCCGGCGACCGCGTCCGCGTGGTGGGACGCGCCGGTGGCCTCCTGCTGGTGGAGGCCGCTCCCGGCGATGCGCTCAGCGGTCCCGCCGAGCCGGCTCCACGTTGA
- a CDS encoding glycosyl hydrolase family 18 protein, with translation MPVLVLAGWLTWPLPRLAWSPSGGAVLVQGDRLSSQRPWVVGSGGQAQVFLPLEWVRSHLDPHLVWDAASGQVIVTRSDAVYRLPLRFPVVMHDGRPWMELALLQRLYGAPLAWVPASRTVVADPAGAAYGGGHVRGSGDVPLRAHPSWRSGAYAWLKPGTPLLVLRQSLVWLEVRDPQGRLGWLPLWRVRLGGGQVARAARPAGLALPAAGEAAGKAAGGGGQAAALPAWAPHPPGSAPGAADGPRIPPGERLNLAFSLVTRQGLPGAVPPPAPGANVFAPTWFELANGAGDVTSLGSVGAVDAAHRRGMQVWAVATNGFDPQRTHLFLQSAAARQRFVAQLLQQAALYRLDGINLDFENVLPADGPLYTQLVRELVPPAHAQRLTVSVDVAILGGSPTWSGFFQHTELGTAADFLVLMAYDQTWSGAPAAGPVAAVDWTESQLRQAIRQIPASRLLLGVPSYTRVWTETPAPGGGAPKLTSAAVSTSQGWKLAAQHGVKPVYDARTGLYLAEYRQGGSRVRIWLDGPRTWQARVGLVRQYRLAGVAVWQLGLASPDLWAALKGIQQPPY, from the coding sequence GTGCCCGTCCTCGTCCTGGCCGGCTGGCTCACCTGGCCGCTTCCCCGCCTGGCCTGGTCGCCCTCCGGCGGCGCCGTGCTCGTCCAGGGCGACCGCCTCTCCTCCCAGCGCCCCTGGGTGGTGGGAAGCGGCGGCCAGGCGCAGGTCTTCCTGCCGCTGGAGTGGGTGCGGAGCCACCTCGACCCGCACCTGGTCTGGGACGCCGCCTCGGGCCAGGTGATCGTCACCCGGAGCGACGCCGTCTACCGTCTTCCCCTCCGCTTCCCGGTGGTGATGCACGACGGCCGGCCGTGGATGGAGCTGGCGCTCCTGCAACGGCTCTACGGAGCGCCCCTGGCCTGGGTCCCGGCGTCGCGGACGGTGGTGGCCGACCCCGCCGGCGCCGCCTACGGCGGCGGCCACGTGCGCGGCTCGGGCGACGTGCCGCTCCGCGCCCACCCCTCCTGGCGAAGCGGCGCCTACGCGTGGTTGAAGCCCGGCACCCCGCTCCTGGTCCTGCGCCAGTCGCTGGTCTGGCTCGAGGTGAGGGATCCGCAGGGCCGCCTGGGCTGGCTCCCGCTCTGGCGCGTCCGCCTGGGCGGCGGCCAGGTGGCCCGGGCTGCCCGGCCGGCGGGTCTGGCGCTGCCGGCGGCAGGCGAGGCGGCTGGCAAGGCGGCGGGCGGGGGCGGCCAGGCCGCCGCCCTGCCCGCGTGGGCGCCGCACCCGCCAGGAAGCGCGCCGGGAGCGGCCGACGGGCCGCGGATCCCGCCGGGCGAGCGGCTCAACCTGGCCTTCAGCCTCGTCACCCGGCAAGGCCTCCCCGGCGCCGTCCCGCCGCCGGCGCCCGGCGCCAACGTCTTCGCCCCCACCTGGTTCGAGCTGGCCAACGGCGCCGGCGACGTGACCAGCCTGGGCTCGGTGGGCGCCGTCGACGCCGCCCACCGGCGGGGGATGCAGGTCTGGGCGGTGGCCACCAACGGCTTCGACCCGCAGCGGACGCACCTCTTCCTGCAGAGCGCGGCCGCCCGGCAGCGGTTCGTCGCGCAGCTCCTGCAGCAGGCCGCGCTCTACCGGCTGGACGGGATCAACCTGGACTTCGAGAACGTCCTCCCCGCCGACGGGCCGCTCTACACCCAGCTGGTCCGGGAGCTGGTCCCGCCCGCGCACGCCCAGCGGCTGACGGTCAGCGTGGACGTGGCCATCCTGGGCGGCTCCCCGACCTGGTCGGGCTTCTTCCAGCACACGGAGCTGGGCACGGCGGCCGACTTCCTGGTGCTGATGGCCTACGACCAGACCTGGAGCGGCGCGCCGGCGGCGGGACCGGTGGCCGCCGTCGACTGGACGGAGTCGCAGCTGCGCCAGGCGATCCGGCAGATCCCCGCCTCGCGGCTGCTCCTGGGCGTGCCCTCTTACACCCGGGTCTGGACGGAGACGCCCGCGCCCGGCGGCGGGGCACCCAAGCTCACCTCCGCCGCCGTCTCCACCAGCCAGGGCTGGAAGCTGGCGGCGCAGCACGGGGTGAAGCCGGTCTACGACGCCCGCACCGGCCTCTACCTGGCGGAGTACCGGCAGGGGGGCAGCCGCGTCCGGATCTGGCTGGACGGGCCGCGCACCTGGCAGGCGCGGGTCGGCCTGGTGCGGCAGTACCGCCTCGCCGGCGTCGCCGTCTGGCAGCTGGGCCTGGCCTCGCCCGACCTGTGGGCCGCGCTGAAGGGGATCCAGCAGCCGCCCTACTAG
- a CDS encoding rhomboid family intramembrane serine protease codes for MSEGPDTAGIYLEAAGERLIVEEGYEWAQGVPPRLAELADRVLIRERWGRLDLLALLPPAVATDRERLEEALQALAGWARGLRSWSGRGVEALGVAVTEPGRPAALAAGPFLSERGWSVQLAVVDPGRQEIRGPAVAARHPALGRFAPIGPEERRRIEEAPPERRRGLGRWLAVPGSSANPWVTTLLLGLMAAVGMAEGVRSDPFSQSVLLDWGARLNALIVLGQPWRLFTYAWLHGSWIHLLLNGFALLQVGPLAEGAYGHARTLLIYLAGGVAAGLAGLVGLPAVSLAVGASGAIMALLGAILVALWSATPAVRRQMLTPMAVWILVILGYGLIVPNIDNWAHVGGLLAGILLGLAMGRPGDRPAPLAWAAMAVAAAVAVAPLLPLFLPAAGAPVLAATRALVPAGQRPAYYDFFYRYGEAALHAQDPVTAAQAFEGAAWSRPEEADAHFLYAQALAASGRPREALAQAEQADRLRPGDPAIEALLRQLQLRGAGS; via the coding sequence GTGTCCGAGGGCCCGGATACGGCCGGGATCTATCTGGAGGCGGCGGGCGAGCGCCTCATCGTCGAAGAGGGGTACGAGTGGGCGCAGGGCGTCCCGCCCCGTCTGGCCGAGCTGGCCGACCGCGTCCTGATCCGGGAGCGGTGGGGGCGCCTCGACCTCCTGGCGCTCCTCCCGCCGGCGGTGGCCACCGACCGGGAGCGGCTGGAGGAGGCGCTGCAGGCGCTGGCCGGCTGGGCCCGCGGCCTGCGCAGCTGGTCGGGCCGCGGGGTGGAGGCGCTGGGGGTGGCGGTGACGGAGCCGGGGAGGCCGGCCGCCTTGGCGGCGGGCCCCTTCCTGTCGGAACGGGGGTGGAGCGTCCAGCTGGCGGTGGTCGACCCCGGCCGGCAGGAGATCCGGGGGCCCGCCGTGGCCGCGCGCCACCCGGCGCTCGGCCGCTTCGCGCCCATCGGCCCGGAGGAACGCCGGCGCATCGAGGAGGCGCCGCCGGAGCGCCGCAGAGGGCTCGGCCGCTGGCTCGCGGTGCCGGGGAGCTCGGCCAACCCCTGGGTGACGACGCTCCTCCTGGGGCTGATGGCGGCCGTGGGAATGGCCGAGGGCGTCCGGAGCGACCCGTTCTCCCAGTCCGTCCTCCTGGACTGGGGGGCGCGCCTCAACGCGCTCATCGTCCTCGGGCAGCCGTGGCGCCTCTTCACCTACGCCTGGCTGCACGGGAGCTGGATCCACCTGCTGCTCAACGGCTTCGCGCTCCTGCAGGTGGGGCCGCTGGCGGAAGGCGCCTACGGCCATGCGCGCACCCTTCTGATCTACCTGGCGGGCGGTGTGGCGGCGGGGCTGGCCGGGCTGGTCGGGCTGCCGGCGGTCAGCCTGGCGGTCGGCGCCAGCGGCGCCATCATGGCGCTCCTGGGCGCCATCCTGGTGGCGCTCTGGTCGGCCACCCCGGCCGTGCGCCGGCAGATGCTGACGCCCATGGCGGTCTGGATCCTGGTCATCCTGGGCTACGGCCTGATCGTCCCCAACATCGACAACTGGGCCCACGTGGGCGGCCTGCTGGCCGGCATCCTCCTGGGCCTGGCCATGGGCCGGCCGGGGGACCGCCCGGCCCCGCTGGCCTGGGCCGCCATGGCGGTGGCCGCCGCCGTCGCCGTGGCGCCGCTCCTCCCCCTCTTCCTGCCCGCTGCCGGGGCGCCGGTGCTGGCGGCGACCCGGGCGCTGGTCCCCGCGGGCCAACGGCCGGCCTACTACGACTTCTTCTACCGGTACGGCGAGGCGGCCCTCCACGCCCAGGACCCGGTGACCGCCGCCCAGGCCTTCGAGGGTGCCGCCTGGTCCCGGCCGGAGGAGGCCGACGCCCACTTCCTCTACGCCCAGGCGCTGGCGGCCAGCGGGCGCCCCAGGGAAGCGCTCGCCCAGGCCGAGCAGGCCGACCGGCTCCGCCCCGGCGATCCCGCCATCGAGGCGCTCCTCCGGCAGCTCCAGCTCCGCGGGGCCGGCAGCTGA